The following are encoded together in the Variovorax sp. PBS-H4 genome:
- the htpG gene encoding molecular chaperone HtpG encodes MTLSKTKLPFQAEVAQLLHLVTHSLYSNKEIFLRELISNASDACDKLRFEAIDQPALYEDQPALEVRVSFDKDAKTLTIVDNGIGLSQQEAIDNLGTIAKSGTKEFMSKLSGDQKADAQLIGQFGVGFYSGFIVADKITVESRRAGLPAEEGVRWVSGGAGDFEVDTITRPQRGTSVTLHLRDDAEEYLNLWKLKSVISKYSDHISLPILMEKEEWKEGEDNKGGEMVKTGEWEPVNQASALWSRPKKDITDEQYVEFYKNISHDYEPPLAWSHNRVEGNTEYTQLLYIPSKAPMDLWNREKSAGVKLYVKRVFIMDDAEALLPSYLRFVKGVIDSADLPLNVSRELLQESRDVKAIREGSTKRVLGMLEDLAKKQRKTTTSSGDDGKLDIGSGESVPAPNPADGVTDVVDKNADNTLAAEAAAEYGDESGKYAKFYAEFGAVLKEGLGEDFANRERIAKLLRFASTGSDTVSVSFADYKSRMKEGQEAIYYITAETLAAARNSPQLEIFKKKGIEVLLMTDRVDEWALNYLTEFDGTPLQSVAKGAVDLGKLQDEAEKKAAEEAAEAFKPLLQRLKEALKDKAEDVRITTRLVDSPACLVVQDGGMSTQLARMLKQAGQPAPELKPVLEVNAEHPLVKKLEGSTHFEDLANILFDQALLAEGGLPADPAAYVRRVNALLV; translated from the coding sequence ATGACGCTTTCCAAGACCAAACTTCCTTTCCAGGCCGAAGTCGCCCAGCTGCTCCACCTGGTGACGCATTCGCTCTACTCGAACAAGGAAATCTTCCTGCGCGAGCTGATCTCGAATGCCTCCGATGCCTGCGACAAACTTCGCTTCGAAGCCATCGACCAGCCGGCGCTCTACGAGGACCAGCCCGCGCTGGAAGTGCGCGTGTCCTTCGACAAGGACGCCAAGACCCTCACCATCGTCGACAACGGCATCGGCCTGTCGCAGCAGGAAGCCATCGACAACCTGGGCACCATCGCCAAGAGCGGCACCAAGGAGTTCATGAGCAAGCTCTCGGGCGACCAGAAAGCCGACGCGCAACTGATCGGCCAGTTCGGCGTGGGCTTCTATTCAGGCTTCATCGTGGCCGACAAGATCACGGTGGAGTCGCGCCGCGCCGGCCTGCCCGCCGAAGAAGGCGTGCGCTGGGTCAGCGGCGGCGCCGGCGACTTCGAGGTCGACACCATCACCCGCCCGCAGCGGGGCACCAGCGTGACCTTGCACCTGCGCGACGATGCCGAGGAGTACCTGAACCTCTGGAAGCTCAAGTCCGTCATCTCCAAGTACTCCGACCACATCTCCCTGCCCATCCTGATGGAGAAGGAAGAGTGGAAGGAAGGAGAGGACAACAAGGGCGGCGAGATGGTCAAGACCGGCGAGTGGGAGCCGGTGAACCAGGCCAGCGCGCTGTGGAGCCGCCCCAAGAAGGACATCACGGACGAGCAGTACGTCGAGTTCTACAAGAACATCAGCCACGACTACGAGCCGCCGCTCGCCTGGAGCCACAACCGCGTCGAAGGCAACACCGAGTACACCCAGCTGCTCTACATCCCCTCCAAGGCGCCGATGGACCTCTGGAACCGCGAGAAGAGCGCGGGCGTCAAGCTCTACGTCAAGCGCGTCTTCATCATGGACGATGCCGAGGCGCTGCTGCCGAGCTATCTTCGCTTCGTCAAGGGTGTGATCGACTCCGCGGACCTGCCGCTCAACGTCAGCCGCGAGTTGCTGCAGGAAAGCCGTGACGTGAAGGCCATCCGCGAGGGCAGCACCAAGCGCGTGCTCGGCATGCTCGAAGACCTCGCGAAGAAGCAGCGCAAGACCACCACGAGCAGCGGCGATGACGGCAAGCTCGACATCGGCTCCGGCGAGTCGGTGCCCGCGCCCAACCCGGCCGACGGCGTGACCGATGTCGTCGACAAGAACGCCGACAACACCCTGGCCGCCGAGGCAGCGGCCGAGTACGGCGACGAATCGGGCAAGTACGCCAAGTTCTACGCCGAGTTCGGCGCCGTGCTGAAGGAAGGACTGGGCGAAGACTTCGCCAATCGGGAGCGCATTGCCAAGCTGCTTCGCTTCGCGTCCACCGGCAGCGATACGGTGAGTGTGAGCTTTGCCGACTACAAGTCACGCATGAAGGAAGGCCAGGAGGCGATCTACTACATCACGGCCGAGACGCTTGCCGCCGCCCGCAACAGCCCGCAACTCGAGATCTTCAAGAAGAAGGGCATCGAGGTGCTGCTGATGACCGACCGGGTCGATGAATGGGCGCTCAACTACCTCACCGAATTCGACGGCACGCCGTTGCAGAGCGTGGCCAAGGGTGCGGTCGATCTGGGCAAGCTGCAGGACGAGGCCGAGAAGAAGGCGGCCGAGGAAGCGGCCGAGGCCTTCAAGCCGCTGCTGCAGCGGCTCAAGGAGGCCCTCAAGGACAAGGCCGAGGACGTGCGCATCACCACCCGCCTGGTCGATTCGCCCGCCTGCCTGGTGGTGCAGGATGGCGGCATGAGCACCCAGCTCGCGCGCATGCTCAAGCAGGCCGGCCAGCCCGCGCCGGAACTCAAGCCGGTGCTGGAGGTGAATGCCGAGCATCCGCTGGTGAAGAAGCTCGAGGGCTCGACGCACTTCGAGGACTTGGCGAACATCCTGTTCGACCAGGCCTTGCTCGCCGAGGGCGGCCTGCCCGCCGACCCGGCGGCCTATGTGAGGCGAGTGAACGCGCTGCTGGTCTAG
- a CDS encoding cytochrome P450: MNTGPCVVDLSGFDLRSPGTAFYENPYPWYAALRDATPVRRMPDGSLLLTRHADCVAVYKDTHSFSSDKRAEYAPKYGVGSPLYEHHTTSLVFNDPPLHTRVRGLIAGALTARAIESMEDRLTHLVAGLLDRMEERQRAGGEVDLIEDFAAAIPVEVIGNLLGVPREERGPLRHWSLAILGALEPQPSAAQLESGNRAVTEMVAYLRGLVLDRRRHPGDSAHDVLTRLIEGEKDGGDRLTENELYQNCIFILNAGHETTTNLIGNGLVALLEWPQEKQRLLDDPSLIRGAIEEFLRFESSNQLGNRIATVATSVGGVEVQPGTRITLCIGAANRDPAAFAEPDRLDIMRSPNRHLAFGSGTHQCVGMNLARLEARVAISAFLARFPDYQLCGPVVRGGRVRFRGYLRAPLSLGLPIES; the protein is encoded by the coding sequence ATGAACACCGGGCCTTGTGTCGTCGATCTCTCGGGCTTCGACCTGCGAAGTCCCGGCACGGCTTTCTACGAGAACCCCTACCCCTGGTATGCCGCCCTGCGCGACGCGACGCCCGTGCGCCGCATGCCCGACGGCTCGCTGCTGCTCACGCGCCATGCCGACTGTGTGGCGGTCTACAAGGACACGCACAGCTTCAGCTCCGACAAGCGCGCCGAATACGCGCCCAAGTACGGCGTCGGCAGCCCGCTCTACGAGCACCACACCACCAGCCTGGTGTTCAACGACCCGCCGCTGCACACGCGCGTACGCGGGCTGATCGCCGGGGCGCTCACGGCGCGCGCCATCGAGTCGATGGAGGACCGGCTCACGCACCTCGTCGCCGGCCTGCTCGATCGCATGGAAGAGCGGCAGCGCGCCGGTGGCGAGGTCGACCTGATCGAGGACTTCGCCGCTGCGATTCCCGTGGAGGTCATCGGCAACCTCCTGGGCGTGCCGCGCGAGGAGCGCGGCCCTTTGCGCCACTGGTCGCTTGCGATCCTCGGCGCGCTGGAGCCCCAGCCCAGCGCGGCCCAACTGGAAAGCGGCAACCGCGCCGTGACGGAAATGGTGGCCTACCTGCGCGGGCTGGTGCTCGACCGCCGCCGCCATCCGGGCGACTCCGCGCACGACGTGCTCACGCGCCTGATCGAGGGCGAGAAGGACGGCGGCGACCGGCTGACGGAGAACGAGCTCTACCAGAACTGCATCTTCATCCTCAACGCCGGGCACGAGACCACCACCAACCTGATCGGCAATGGCCTGGTCGCGCTGCTCGAATGGCCGCAGGAGAAGCAGCGGCTGCTCGACGACCCCTCCCTCATCAGAGGCGCGATCGAGGAGTTCCTTCGCTTCGAAAGCTCCAACCAACTCGGCAATCGCATCGCCACCGTCGCGACCAGCGTGGGCGGCGTCGAGGTGCAGCCGGGTACGCGGATCACGCTGTGCATCGGTGCGGCCAACCGCGACCCGGCGGCGTTCGCCGAGCCCGACCGGCTGGACATCATGCGTTCGCCCAATCGCCACCTGGCCTTCGGCTCCGGCACGCACCAATGCGTGGGCATGAACCTCGCGCGGCTGGAAGCGCGTGTCGCCATCTCGGCATTCCTTGCGCGCTTCCCGGATTACCAGCTTTGCGGGCCGGTGGTGCGCGGCGGGCGTGTGCGCTTTCGCGGCTACCTTCGGGCGCCGCTGAGCCTGGGGCTGCCGATCGAGTCTTAG
- a CDS encoding serine/threonine protein kinase, translating into MTSAEQQSASTHPYESLRPEVVLDALAGLGLYGDGRLTALNSYENRVYQAHLEDGRAVVLKFYRPGRWNDAQIAEEHRFAAELAAAEIPAVAPLAINGGTLHHHGGFAFSVSPYRGGRQPELDDFEVLEWVGRFLARIHTVGAARPFVERPALDLQTFGLASRDWLLEHEMIPLDVQRDWEKACTEAFEMIALTALGADTYTELQKLRVHGDVHPGNILWTPTDRPDGGPHFVDLDDARAGFAVQDLWMLLSGDRAQRTAQLSGLLEGYEQFRPFDRRELALIEPLRTLRQIHYSAWLARRWQDPIFPINFPWFGTSDYWKEQIQMLQDQCEAMAEEPLYA; encoded by the coding sequence ATGACTTCCGCAGAGCAGCAATCAGCCAGCACCCATCCGTACGAATCGCTCAGGCCCGAGGTGGTGCTGGACGCGCTCGCGGGGCTGGGCCTCTACGGCGACGGCCGCCTGACGGCGCTGAACTCCTACGAGAACCGCGTCTACCAGGCGCACCTCGAAGATGGCCGCGCCGTGGTGCTCAAGTTCTACCGGCCGGGCCGCTGGAACGATGCTCAGATCGCCGAGGAACACCGCTTCGCCGCCGAGCTGGCTGCCGCCGAGATCCCCGCGGTCGCGCCCCTCGCGATCAATGGCGGCACGCTGCACCACCACGGCGGCTTTGCCTTCAGCGTGAGCCCCTACCGAGGCGGGCGCCAGCCGGAGCTGGACGACTTCGAGGTGCTGGAATGGGTGGGCCGCTTCCTCGCGCGCATCCACACGGTGGGCGCGGCGCGGCCCTTCGTCGAGCGGCCGGCGCTCGACCTCCAGACCTTCGGCCTGGCCTCGCGCGACTGGCTGCTCGAGCACGAGATGATCCCGCTGGACGTGCAGCGCGACTGGGAGAAGGCGTGCACCGAGGCCTTCGAAATGATCGCCCTCACCGCGCTCGGTGCCGACACCTACACCGAGCTGCAGAAGCTGCGGGTGCACGGCGATGTGCACCCCGGCAACATCCTCTGGACCCCGACCGACCGCCCGGACGGAGGCCCGCACTTCGTCGACCTCGACGACGCCCGCGCCGGCTTCGCGGTGCAGGACCTGTGGATGCTCCTGTCGGGCGACCGCGCCCAGCGCACGGCCCAGCTCAGCGGCCTGCTCGAAGGCTACGAACAGTTTCGCCCCTTCGACCGGCGAGAGCTGGCGCTGATCGAGCCGCTGCGGACCCTGCGCCAGATCCACTACAGCGCCTGGCTCGCACGGCGCTGGCAAGACCCGATCTTTCCGATCAACTTTCCGTGGTTCGGCACGAGCGACTACTGGAAGGAGCAGATCCAGATGCTGCAGGACCAGTGCGAGGCGATGGCGGAGGAGCCGCTGTACGCGTGA
- a CDS encoding DUF2855 family protein, whose translation MSTTTQLLIRKDDLSSTRVHTSQDAALAEGQVRLRIDRFALTSNNITYAAFGDSMNYWQFFPTGEEGWGCIPVWGFSSVVQSLHPGVAVGERLYGYVPMASSLVLSPGRLSPARFADGAPHRAALPAVYNQYLRCAADPLYTSESEDLQALLRPLFITSWLIDDFFEDNDFFGARPGIALLSSASSKTAYGTASQMHGREGIEVVGLTSAANKAFCESLGCYHRVLAYEELDQVAADAACVYVDFSGNGELRRAIHTRFSQLRHDCVIGGTHLEQLAPAGSAKELPGPRAAFFFAPAQIKKRTEEWGPEAFGQRMVQAWQGFLATVAQPTAPWLVAEHHEGAEAVQAAYAQVLSGRGDPRKGHILSLSR comes from the coding sequence ATGAGCACCACCACCCAGCTGCTGATCCGCAAGGACGATCTTTCTTCCACGCGCGTGCACACGTCTCAGGACGCAGCACTGGCCGAAGGGCAGGTCCGGCTGCGCATCGACCGCTTCGCGCTCACATCCAACAACATCACCTATGCCGCCTTTGGCGACTCGATGAACTACTGGCAGTTCTTTCCGACCGGGGAGGAAGGCTGGGGCTGCATCCCGGTCTGGGGATTCAGTTCGGTCGTGCAGTCGCTGCACCCGGGCGTTGCAGTGGGCGAGCGGCTCTACGGATATGTGCCGATGGCCTCCAGCCTGGTGCTTTCGCCCGGGCGGCTCTCTCCCGCGCGCTTCGCCGACGGTGCGCCGCACCGGGCCGCCCTGCCGGCGGTCTACAACCAGTATTTGCGCTGCGCCGCCGATCCGCTCTATACCTCGGAGTCCGAAGACTTGCAGGCCCTGCTGCGCCCGCTCTTCATCACCTCCTGGCTCATCGACGACTTCTTCGAGGACAACGATTTCTTCGGCGCGCGGCCCGGTATCGCCCTGCTTTCCAGTGCCTCGAGCAAGACGGCCTACGGCACGGCCTCGCAGATGCATGGGCGCGAGGGCATCGAGGTGGTCGGCCTCACGTCGGCGGCGAACAAGGCCTTCTGCGAGAGCCTGGGCTGCTACCACCGCGTGCTGGCCTACGAGGAGCTCGATCAGGTGGCGGCCGATGCCGCCTGCGTGTACGTGGATTTCTCGGGCAACGGCGAGCTGCGGCGGGCCATCCACACGCGCTTCTCGCAGCTGCGCCACGACTGCGTGATCGGCGGCACGCACCTGGAGCAGCTCGCGCCGGCCGGCAGCGCCAAGGAACTGCCGGGCCCGCGCGCCGCGTTCTTCTTCGCGCCGGCCCAGATCAAGAAGCGCACCGAGGAATGGGGCCCCGAAGCCTTCGGCCAGCGCATGGTGCAGGCCTGGCAGGGTTTCCTCGCGACCGTGGCGCAGCCGACGGCGCCCTGGCTGGTGGCCGAGCATCACGAAGGCGCGGAGGCGGTGCAGGCCGCCTATGCCCAGGTGCTGTCCGGCCGCGGCGATCCGCGCAAGGGACATATCCTGTCGCTCTCCAGGTAG
- a CDS encoding organic hydroperoxide resistance protein encodes MVKQLDKVLYTAQSHTTGGRDGGAGQSSDNALEVKLNPPGSGKPGTNPEQLFAIGYSACFIGAMKAVAPKVNVKVPEDVAVDASVSLGPTDGGKAYGIAVKLAITLPGLDDAQKKLLVETAHQVCPYSNATRGNIEVELAIA; translated from the coding sequence ATGGTCAAGCAGCTCGACAAGGTCCTGTACACCGCCCAGTCCCACACCACCGGCGGCCGTGACGGCGGCGCCGGCCAGTCCAGCGACAACGCGCTCGAGGTCAAGCTCAATCCGCCCGGCTCCGGCAAGCCCGGCACCAACCCCGAGCAGCTGTTCGCGATCGGCTATTCGGCGTGCTTCATCGGTGCGATGAAAGCGGTGGCGCCCAAGGTCAATGTCAAGGTGCCGGAAGACGTCGCCGTCGACGCCAGCGTTTCGCTCGGCCCGACGGATGGCGGCAAGGCCTACGGCATCGCCGTGAAGCTGGCGATCACGCTGCCAGGCCTGGACGACGCTCAGAAGAAGCTGCTGGTCGAGACCGCCCACCAGGTCTGCCCGTACTCGAACGCCACGCGCGGCAACATCGAGGTCGAGCTCGCGATCGCCTGA
- a CDS encoding MarR family winged helix-turn-helix transcriptional regulator gives MLSKAPTADEMLRLDNQLCFAVYSASLAMTKLYKPLLDKLKLTYPQYLVMLVLWERDGLMVSELGERLSLDSGTLTPLLKRLESNGLVARIRDLADERRVHVSLTTAGRRLKARAASVPACLMAASQCSVDELVALTQQLQQLRDRVKAAA, from the coding sequence ATGCTTTCCAAAGCTCCCACCGCCGACGAGATGCTTCGGCTCGACAACCAGCTGTGCTTCGCGGTCTATTCCGCCTCGCTGGCGATGACCAAGCTGTACAAGCCGCTGCTCGACAAGCTCAAGCTCACCTACCCCCAGTACCTTGTGATGCTGGTGTTGTGGGAGCGTGACGGCCTCATGGTCTCCGAACTGGGCGAGCGCCTGTCGCTCGACTCGGGCACGCTGACGCCGCTGCTCAAGCGGCTCGAGTCGAACGGTCTGGTGGCACGCATCCGCGACCTGGCCGACGAGCGCCGCGTGCACGTCAGCCTCACCACGGCCGGGCGCAGGCTCAAGGCGCGCGCGGCTTCGGTTCCGGCCTGCCTGATGGCCGCGAGCCAGTGCTCCGTCGACGAGCTGGTGGCGCTCACGCAGCAGCTCCAGCAATTGCGCGACCGCGTGAAGGCGGCCGCGTAG